One window of Manihot esculenta cultivar AM560-2 chromosome 17, M.esculenta_v8, whole genome shotgun sequence genomic DNA carries:
- the LOC110604651 gene encoding ABC transporter B family member 9 isoform X2 → MERDEETATTSQSGGATESKGEDQKVPLYKLFSFADKIDVVLMIVGTVAATANGLSQPLMALIFGQLINSFGSADQSSVVHHISKISLRMVFLAIGSGVASLLQVSSWMVTGERQSARIRSLYLKTILRQDIAFFDTETTTGEVIGRMSGDTVLIQDAMGEKVGKFIQLASTFLGGFVIAFARGWLLALVLLSCIPLLVLVGGFMAILMSKMSSRGQIAYAKAGNVVEQTIGAIRTVASFTGEKHAIKNYNEKIEIAYKATVQQAVASGLGIGTMLLVIFCTYALAVWYGSKLIMSKNYNGGQVITVIMSIMTGGMSLGQTSPCLNAFAAGQAAAYKMFETINRVPTIDSYDTSGTVLENINGEIELRDVYFRYPARPDIQIFNGFSLHIPSGKTAALVGHSGSGKSTVISLVERFYDPDSGEVLIDGVDLKRLRLSWIREQIGLVSQEPILFATSIKENIAYGKENATDQEIKTAIELANASKFINQMPEGLKTMVGEHGTQLSGGQKQRIAIARAILKNPKILLLDEATSALDAESERIVQNALDNVMTNRTTVVVAHRLTTVRNADIIAVVHLGKLVEKGTHEELIQNQEGAYSQLVHLQEGAKESEHSQQVDAEASEIEKSMSRSGSQKMRRSLSRSLSRASSGSRHSFTINTLGLGLLTDVNIHETEEQEENIAEEKQQQTIQVPMKRLAYLNKPELPILLVGTIAAAVHGTIFPVFGIVLSTAIKVFYEPPVKLKRDSKFWAVIYICIGFVALISLSVQNYFFGIAGAKLIQRIRSMTFERVVHQEISWFDDPANSSGAVGARLSTDASTVRSIVGDALALVVQNVTTILAALIIAFTANWILALIILAISPLLLIQGFIQAKFMKGFSADANLMYEEASQVANDAVGSIRTVASFCAEKKVMELYQKKCDGPVKKGVRLGLVSGAGFGFSFFILYCTNAFCFYIGSILVQNGKATFVEVFKVFFSLTIAAVGVSQSSAMSPDSSKAKDSAASIFSIIDRKSKIDSSSDAGTTLAHIRGDIELEHISFKYPLRPHVEIFRDLSLSIPSGKTVALVGESGSGKSTVIGLLERFYDPDSGRVFIDNVEIKQFKLSWLRQQMGLVGQEPILFNETIRANIAYGKQGDTTEEEIIAATKAANAHNFISSLPQGYETSVGERGTQLSGGQKQRIAIARAIVKNPKILLLDEATSALDAESERVVQDALDKVMVSRTTVVVAHRLTTIKGADIIAVVKNGVIAEKGKHEALMHIANGAYASLVALHMSST, encoded by the exons AtggaaagagatgaagaaacaGCGACGACCAGCCAAAGTGGTGGTGCAACAGAATCGAAAGGGGAGGATCAGAAGGTGCCACTGTACAAGCTGTTCAGTTTTGCAGACAAGATCGATGTCGTTTTGATGATTGTAGGGACAGTAGCTGCCACTGCCAATGGACTgtctcagcctctcatggctctCATTTTTGGACAACTTATTAACTCTTTTGGCTCTGCTGATCAATCCAGTGTTGTGCATCATATTTCAAAG ATATCACTAAGGATGGTTTTCTTAGCCATTGGTTCAGGCGTCGCTTCCTTGCTAC AGGTGTCAAGTTGGATGGTAACAGGAGAAAGACAATCAGCTCGCATCCGAAGTCTCTACTTAAAAACAATACTGAGACAGGACATTGCCTTCTTTGATACTGAAACAACGACAGGCGAAGTCATTGGAAGAATGTCGGGTGACACTGTTCTCATTCAAGATGCAATGGGTGAAAAG GTTGGGAAGTTCATACAACTAGCGTCAACatttttagggggatttgtaaTTGCTTTTGCAAGAGGATGGCTTCTTGCTTTAGTTCTACTAAGTTGCATTCCTCTTCTTGTACTTGTTGGAGGATTCATGGCAATACTCATGTCAAAAATGTCAAGCCGTGGACAAATTGCTTATGCAAAAGCAGGAAATGTAGTAGAACAGACCATTGGAGCCATTAGAACA GTTGCATCCTTCACAGGGGAgaaacatgcaattaagaactaTAATGAAAAAATAGAGATAGCATATAAAGCAACTGTTCAACAAGCAGTGGCCTCAGGCTTAGGGATTGGAACAATGTTGCTTGTTATATTCTGCACTTATGCCTTGGCCGTATGGTATGGATCCAAATTAATCATGAGTAAAAATTACAATGGTGGACAAGTTATCACTGTTATTATGTCAATTATGACAGGAGGAAT GTCACTGGGTCAGACTTCTCCATGCTTGAATGCATTCGCAGCAGGGCAAGCTGCAGCATACAAGATGTTTGAGACCATCAATCGAGTACCCACAATCGATTCCTACGACACGAGTGGGACAGTATTGGAGAACATCAATGGGGAGATTGAACTAAGGGATGTGTACTTCAGATACCCTGCTAGGCCTGATATTCAGATATTCAATGGATTTTCACTGCATATTCCAAGTGGCAAAACTGCAGCTTTAGTTGGTCATAGTGGAAGTGGGAAGTCAACAGTTATTAGCCTTGTTGAGAGATTTTATGATCCTGATTCTGGTGAAGTGCTTATAGATGGTGTTGATTTGAAGAGGTTGAGGCTTAGTTGGATAAGAGAGCAGATAGGACTAGTGAGTCAGGAACCTATATTATTTGCAACCAGCATAAAAGAGAACATAGCATATGGCAAAGAAAATGCAACTGATCAGGAGATTAAAACTGCAATTGAACTCGCTAATGCTTCCAAATTCATCAATCAAATGCCTGAG GGGCTAAAGACTATGGTAGGAGAACATGGTACTCAATTATCAGGAGGCCAAAAGCAAAGAATTGCTATAGCAAGGGCAATTTTGAAGAATCCAAAGATTCTCCTCCTTGATGAAGCAACAAGTGCATTAGATGCTGAGTCTGAAAGAATTGTCCAAAATGCACTAGATAATGTTATGACCAACAGGACAACTGTCGTCGTTGCACACCGTTTAACCACAGTTCGGAATGCTGATATTATTGCCGTAGTGCATTTGGGCAAACTCGTGGAGAAAG GAACTCATGAGGAGTTGATACAAAACCAGGAGGGAGCATACTCTCAACTAGTTCACCTGCAAGAAGGAGCCAAGGAATCAGAACATTCTCAACAAGTAGATGCTGAAGCTTCAGAAATAGAGAAGTCAATGTCTAGGTCAGGAAGCCAGAAAATGAGGAGATCTTTGAGTAGATCTCTGAGTAGAGCTTCATCAGGAAGCAGACATTCTTTCACTATTAATACCTTAGGCTTAGGTTTGCTTACTGATGTTAATATCCACGAGACAGAAGAGCAGGAGGAGAACATTGCAGAAGAGAAGCAGCAGCAGACAATTCAAGTTCCCATGAAACGTCTTGCCTACCTGAACAAGCCTGAATTGCCAATTCTCTTGGTTGGAACTATTGCTGCAGCTGTACATGGGACAATTTTCCCAGTATTTGGTATTGTGCTATCAACTGCCATTAAAGTGTTCTATGAGCCTCCAGTGAAGCTGAAAAGAGATTCCAAGTTCTGGGCAGTGATCTATATTTGCATCGGATTCGTTGCTTTAATATCTCTATCTGTGCAGAACTACTTCTTTGGAATTGCAGGGGCTAAATTGATTCAACGAATTCGTTCCATGACATTTGAAAGAGTTGTACATCAAGAAATCAGCTGGTTTGATGATCCTGCAAATTCCAG TGGAGCAGTTGGGGCAAGATTGTCAACCGATGCTTCAACAGTTAGGAGTATTGTTGGTGATGCCTTGGCCCTAGTCGTCCAAAATGTAACAACAATCCTAGCAGCATTGATTATAGCCTTCACAGCTAACTGGATTCTGGCACTTATAATTCTTGCTATCTCACCCTTGCTACTGATTCAAGGGTTCATTCAGGCAAAGTTTATGAAGGGGTTCAGCGCGGATGCTAAT CTGATGTATGAAGAAGCAAGTCAGGTGGCAAATGATGCAGTTGGAAGCATTAGAACTGTTGCATCATTTTGTGCTGAGAAGAAAGTGATGGAGTTATACCAAAAGAAATGTGATGGTCCTGTAAAAAAAGGAGTTCGGCTCGGACTTGTCAGTGGTGCAGGTTTTGGCTTCTCGTTCTTTATACTCTATTGCACAAATGCATTCTGTTTCTACATTGGATCTATTCTTGTACAAAATGGGAAAGCAACATTTGTAGAAGTTTTCAAA GTTTTCTTCTCGTTGACAATTGCAGCAGTCGGGGTTTCACAATCCAGTGCAATGAGTCCAGACAGTAGCAAAGCCAAGGATTCAGCAGCTTCAATATTTTCCATTATTGACAGAAAGTCCAAAATTGACTCGAGTAGTGATGCAGGCACCACACTTGCACATATAAGGGGTGATATTGAGCTTGAACATATCAGTTTCAAATATCCATTGAGACCCCATGTTGAAATTTTCAGAGACTTATCACTTAGTATCCCCTCTGGAAAG ACAGTTGCTTTGGTGGGGGAGAGCGGCAGTGGAAAATCAACAGTAATTGGCCTACTAGAGAGATTTTATGATCCTGATTCTGGTCGTGTATTTATAGACAATGTGGAAATCAAGCAATTCAAACTAAGCTGGCTGAGACAACAAATGGGATTAGTAGGCCAAGAACCAATACTCTTCAATGAAACCATCCGAGCAAATATTGCTTACGGCAAGCAAGGAGATACTACTGAGGAAGAGATAATTGCTGCAACAAAAGCAGCAAATGCTCACAACTTCATTAGTTCATTACCACAGGGCTATGAAACCTCCGTGGGTGAACGAGGAACGCAATTATCTGGTGGGCAAAAGCAGAGGATAGCAATTGCAAGGGCAATAGTGAAGAATCCAAAAATTCTTTTGCTTGATGAGGCAACAAGCGCATTAGACGCAGAATCAGAGCGTGTAGTACAGGATGCATTAGATAAAGTTATGGTGAGCAGAACCACTGTAGTTGTTGCTCATCGGCTCACCACCATTAAAGGGGCTGATATTATAGCTGTGGTGAAGAATGGGGTGATTGCTGAGAAAGGGAAGCATGAAGCTTTAATGCATATCGCCAATGGAGCTTATGCTTCCTTGGTTGCACTTCACATGAGCTCAACGTGA
- the LOC110604651 gene encoding ABC transporter B family member 9 isoform X1 yields MERDEETATTSQSGGATESKGEDQKVPLYKLFSFADKIDVVLMIVGTVAATANGLSQPLMALIFGQLINSFGSADQSSVVHHISKISLRMVFLAIGSGVASLLQVSSWMVTGERQSARIRSLYLKTILRQDIAFFDTETTTGEVIGRMSGDTVLIQDAMGEKVGKFIQLASTFLGGFVIAFARGWLLALVLLSCIPLLVLVGGFMAILMSKMSSRGQIAYAKAGNVVEQTIGAIRTVASFTGEKHAIKNYNEKIEIAYKATVQQAVASGLGIGTMLLVIFCTYALAVWYGSKLIMSKNYNGGQVITVIMSIMTGGMSLGQTSPCLNAFAAGQAAAYKMFETINRVPTIDSYDTSGTVLENINGEIELRDVYFRYPARPDIQIFNGFSLHIPSGKTAALVGHSGSGKSTVISLVERFYDPDSGEVLIDGVDLKRLRLSWIREQIGLVSQEPILFATSIKENIAYGKENATDQEIKTAIELANASKFINQMPEGLKTMVGEHGTQLSGGQKQRIAIARAILKNPKILLLDEATSALDAESERIVQNALDNVMTNRTTVVVAHRLTTVRNADIIAVVHLGKLVEKGTHEELIQNQEGAYSQLVHLQEGAKESEHSQQVDAEASEIEKSMSRSGSQKMRRSLSRSLSRASSGSRHSFTINTLGLGLLTDVNIHETEEQEENIAEEKQQQTIQVPMKRLAYLNKPELPILLVGTIAAAVHGTIFPVFGIVLSTAIKVFYEPPVKLKRDSKFWAVIYICIGFVALISLSVQNYFFGIAGAKLIQRIRSMTFERVVHQEISWFDDPANSSGAVGARLSTDASTVRSIVGDALALVVQNVTTILAALIIAFTANWILALIILAISPLLLIQGFIQAKFMKGFSADANLMYEEASQVANDAVGSIRTVASFCAEKKVMELYQKKCDGPVKKGVRLGLVSGAGFGFSFFILYCTNAFCFYIGSILVQNGKATFVEVFKVRYELASYCFPGFFSLVFNLPSKFLQVFFSLTIAAVGVSQSSAMSPDSSKAKDSAASIFSIIDRKSKIDSSSDAGTTLAHIRGDIELEHISFKYPLRPHVEIFRDLSLSIPSGKTVALVGESGSGKSTVIGLLERFYDPDSGRVFIDNVEIKQFKLSWLRQQMGLVGQEPILFNETIRANIAYGKQGDTTEEEIIAATKAANAHNFISSLPQGYETSVGERGTQLSGGQKQRIAIARAIVKNPKILLLDEATSALDAESERVVQDALDKVMVSRTTVVVAHRLTTIKGADIIAVVKNGVIAEKGKHEALMHIANGAYASLVALHMSST; encoded by the exons AtggaaagagatgaagaaacaGCGACGACCAGCCAAAGTGGTGGTGCAACAGAATCGAAAGGGGAGGATCAGAAGGTGCCACTGTACAAGCTGTTCAGTTTTGCAGACAAGATCGATGTCGTTTTGATGATTGTAGGGACAGTAGCTGCCACTGCCAATGGACTgtctcagcctctcatggctctCATTTTTGGACAACTTATTAACTCTTTTGGCTCTGCTGATCAATCCAGTGTTGTGCATCATATTTCAAAG ATATCACTAAGGATGGTTTTCTTAGCCATTGGTTCAGGCGTCGCTTCCTTGCTAC AGGTGTCAAGTTGGATGGTAACAGGAGAAAGACAATCAGCTCGCATCCGAAGTCTCTACTTAAAAACAATACTGAGACAGGACATTGCCTTCTTTGATACTGAAACAACGACAGGCGAAGTCATTGGAAGAATGTCGGGTGACACTGTTCTCATTCAAGATGCAATGGGTGAAAAG GTTGGGAAGTTCATACAACTAGCGTCAACatttttagggggatttgtaaTTGCTTTTGCAAGAGGATGGCTTCTTGCTTTAGTTCTACTAAGTTGCATTCCTCTTCTTGTACTTGTTGGAGGATTCATGGCAATACTCATGTCAAAAATGTCAAGCCGTGGACAAATTGCTTATGCAAAAGCAGGAAATGTAGTAGAACAGACCATTGGAGCCATTAGAACA GTTGCATCCTTCACAGGGGAgaaacatgcaattaagaactaTAATGAAAAAATAGAGATAGCATATAAAGCAACTGTTCAACAAGCAGTGGCCTCAGGCTTAGGGATTGGAACAATGTTGCTTGTTATATTCTGCACTTATGCCTTGGCCGTATGGTATGGATCCAAATTAATCATGAGTAAAAATTACAATGGTGGACAAGTTATCACTGTTATTATGTCAATTATGACAGGAGGAAT GTCACTGGGTCAGACTTCTCCATGCTTGAATGCATTCGCAGCAGGGCAAGCTGCAGCATACAAGATGTTTGAGACCATCAATCGAGTACCCACAATCGATTCCTACGACACGAGTGGGACAGTATTGGAGAACATCAATGGGGAGATTGAACTAAGGGATGTGTACTTCAGATACCCTGCTAGGCCTGATATTCAGATATTCAATGGATTTTCACTGCATATTCCAAGTGGCAAAACTGCAGCTTTAGTTGGTCATAGTGGAAGTGGGAAGTCAACAGTTATTAGCCTTGTTGAGAGATTTTATGATCCTGATTCTGGTGAAGTGCTTATAGATGGTGTTGATTTGAAGAGGTTGAGGCTTAGTTGGATAAGAGAGCAGATAGGACTAGTGAGTCAGGAACCTATATTATTTGCAACCAGCATAAAAGAGAACATAGCATATGGCAAAGAAAATGCAACTGATCAGGAGATTAAAACTGCAATTGAACTCGCTAATGCTTCCAAATTCATCAATCAAATGCCTGAG GGGCTAAAGACTATGGTAGGAGAACATGGTACTCAATTATCAGGAGGCCAAAAGCAAAGAATTGCTATAGCAAGGGCAATTTTGAAGAATCCAAAGATTCTCCTCCTTGATGAAGCAACAAGTGCATTAGATGCTGAGTCTGAAAGAATTGTCCAAAATGCACTAGATAATGTTATGACCAACAGGACAACTGTCGTCGTTGCACACCGTTTAACCACAGTTCGGAATGCTGATATTATTGCCGTAGTGCATTTGGGCAAACTCGTGGAGAAAG GAACTCATGAGGAGTTGATACAAAACCAGGAGGGAGCATACTCTCAACTAGTTCACCTGCAAGAAGGAGCCAAGGAATCAGAACATTCTCAACAAGTAGATGCTGAAGCTTCAGAAATAGAGAAGTCAATGTCTAGGTCAGGAAGCCAGAAAATGAGGAGATCTTTGAGTAGATCTCTGAGTAGAGCTTCATCAGGAAGCAGACATTCTTTCACTATTAATACCTTAGGCTTAGGTTTGCTTACTGATGTTAATATCCACGAGACAGAAGAGCAGGAGGAGAACATTGCAGAAGAGAAGCAGCAGCAGACAATTCAAGTTCCCATGAAACGTCTTGCCTACCTGAACAAGCCTGAATTGCCAATTCTCTTGGTTGGAACTATTGCTGCAGCTGTACATGGGACAATTTTCCCAGTATTTGGTATTGTGCTATCAACTGCCATTAAAGTGTTCTATGAGCCTCCAGTGAAGCTGAAAAGAGATTCCAAGTTCTGGGCAGTGATCTATATTTGCATCGGATTCGTTGCTTTAATATCTCTATCTGTGCAGAACTACTTCTTTGGAATTGCAGGGGCTAAATTGATTCAACGAATTCGTTCCATGACATTTGAAAGAGTTGTACATCAAGAAATCAGCTGGTTTGATGATCCTGCAAATTCCAG TGGAGCAGTTGGGGCAAGATTGTCAACCGATGCTTCAACAGTTAGGAGTATTGTTGGTGATGCCTTGGCCCTAGTCGTCCAAAATGTAACAACAATCCTAGCAGCATTGATTATAGCCTTCACAGCTAACTGGATTCTGGCACTTATAATTCTTGCTATCTCACCCTTGCTACTGATTCAAGGGTTCATTCAGGCAAAGTTTATGAAGGGGTTCAGCGCGGATGCTAAT CTGATGTATGAAGAAGCAAGTCAGGTGGCAAATGATGCAGTTGGAAGCATTAGAACTGTTGCATCATTTTGTGCTGAGAAGAAAGTGATGGAGTTATACCAAAAGAAATGTGATGGTCCTGTAAAAAAAGGAGTTCGGCTCGGACTTGTCAGTGGTGCAGGTTTTGGCTTCTCGTTCTTTATACTCTATTGCACAAATGCATTCTGTTTCTACATTGGATCTATTCTTGTACAAAATGGGAAAGCAACATTTGTAGAAGTTTTCAAAGTAAGATATGAATTGGCCTCTTACTGTTTTCCTGGTTTTTTTTCCCTTGTTTTCAACTTACCTTCAAAATTTCTCCAGGTTTTCTTCTCGTTGACAATTGCAGCAGTCGGGGTTTCACAATCCAGTGCAATGAGTCCAGACAGTAGCAAAGCCAAGGATTCAGCAGCTTCAATATTTTCCATTATTGACAGAAAGTCCAAAATTGACTCGAGTAGTGATGCAGGCACCACACTTGCACATATAAGGGGTGATATTGAGCTTGAACATATCAGTTTCAAATATCCATTGAGACCCCATGTTGAAATTTTCAGAGACTTATCACTTAGTATCCCCTCTGGAAAG ACAGTTGCTTTGGTGGGGGAGAGCGGCAGTGGAAAATCAACAGTAATTGGCCTACTAGAGAGATTTTATGATCCTGATTCTGGTCGTGTATTTATAGACAATGTGGAAATCAAGCAATTCAAACTAAGCTGGCTGAGACAACAAATGGGATTAGTAGGCCAAGAACCAATACTCTTCAATGAAACCATCCGAGCAAATATTGCTTACGGCAAGCAAGGAGATACTACTGAGGAAGAGATAATTGCTGCAACAAAAGCAGCAAATGCTCACAACTTCATTAGTTCATTACCACAGGGCTATGAAACCTCCGTGGGTGAACGAGGAACGCAATTATCTGGTGGGCAAAAGCAGAGGATAGCAATTGCAAGGGCAATAGTGAAGAATCCAAAAATTCTTTTGCTTGATGAGGCAACAAGCGCATTAGACGCAGAATCAGAGCGTGTAGTACAGGATGCATTAGATAAAGTTATGGTGAGCAGAACCACTGTAGTTGTTGCTCATCGGCTCACCACCATTAAAGGGGCTGATATTATAGCTGTGGTGAAGAATGGGGTGATTGCTGAGAAAGGGAAGCATGAAGCTTTAATGCATATCGCCAATGGAGCTTATGCTTCCTTGGTTGCACTTCACATGAGCTCAACGTGA
- the LOC110604652 gene encoding protein SRG1, which yields MEILKGYSIRKLEDNAMGPELSQLGSSLSVPCVQELAKEPLTKVPSRYLRPDEDCPIISDASPLPQIPAVDMQKLISQEFMDSELDKLHLACKNWGFFQLVNHGVSTSLVEKVKVEIQEFFNLAMEEKKKYWQKPGDMEGFGQAFVVSEEQKLDWGDIFYLITLPHNLRKPHLFPKLPLPFRETLETYSEEMENLAVKILNLIGKAAGMEAEEMRKIFGVGCQKMRMNYYPPCPQPELVMGLNSHTDAIGLTILLQVNDVEGLQIKKDGKWVPVKPQPDAFIINVGDILEIVTNGIYKSTEHRATVNSVKERISIATFYSPSLDGEMGPAASLVTPERPAAFKRIGVADFFRGLFSRALVGKSYLDVVRIQNEATKNN from the exons ATGGAAATCCTGAAAGGTTATAGCATCAGAAAACTAGAAGACAACGCCATGGGACCTGAACTTTCACAGCTTGGAAGCTCTCTCTCGGTGCCTTGTGTGCAGGAGCTGGCGAAGGAACCACTGACCAAAGTTCCATCACGATATTTGCGTCCTGATGAAGACTGTCCGATCATATCTGACGCTTCTCCTCTCCCCCAAATTCCTGCAGTTGACATGCAAAAGTTAATTTCCCAAGAATTCATGGATTCAGAGCTGGATAAGCTCCATCTTGCATGCAAAAACTGGGGTTTCTTCCAG CTTGTAAATCATGGAGTGAGCACATCATTGGTGGAAAAAGTGAAGGTGGAAATTCAAGAATTCTTCAATCTAGCAatggaagagaagaagaagtatTGGCAAAAACCAGGAGACATGGAAGGATTTGGACAGGCTTTTGTTGTGTCTGAAGAGCAGAAGCTTGACTGGGGAGATATTTTCTACCTGATCACTCTGCCACATAATCTGAGAAAGCCTCACTTATTCCCCAAGCTCCCTCTCCCATTCAG GGAAACCTTGGAGACTTACTCTGAAGAAATGGAAAATCTTGCCGTGAAAATCCTCAATCTCATCGGAAAAGCTGCAGGAATGGAAGCTGAagaaatgagaaaaatatttgGAGTGGGGTGCCAGAAAATGAGAATGAACTACTATCCTCCATGCCCACAACCTGAGCTGGTCATGGGCCTCAACTCCCACACTGACGCAATAGGACTCACAATCCTACTTCAAGTCAACGACGTAGAAGGTTTGCAAATTAAGAAAGATGGGAAATGGGTTCCTGTTAAGCCACAACCAGATGCCTTTATCATCAATGTTGGTGACATTTTGGAG ATTGTTACCAATGGAATTTACAAGAGCACTGAGCATAGAGCAACAGTGAACTCTGTGAAAGAAAGGATCTCCATTGCCACTTTTTATAGCCCGAGTTTAGATGGAGAAATGGGTCCAGCAGCGAGCCTTGTAACCCCAGAGAGACCAGCCGCTTTTAAAAGAATCGGTGTTGCTGATTTCTTCAGGGGATTATTTTCACGAGCACTGGTTGGAAAATCATACCTGGATGTCGTCAGGATCCAGAATGAAGCAACCAAAAACAACTGA